The nucleotide window CCTAGTTCCCCATCGTGATGGCATCCACGTCCATTTCGGGGCGACTGGCAAATTCATCCCCCAAAGCAGCGCTCAAAGCGAGGATGGCCAGTTGGACTGGCCGAGGGTCACCGCTGTCAGTCGACCGACTTGAACACTTCGACCGGCTTCATACCCAACGATCGAAGGGACTCATTGAGGCGGTAATAGCCTCGCAAGCCGTGGACCGGTAGGATTTTGCCGCGATTGACCAAATCGAAAAAAGTCGACCGAGCGATCGGTGGCTCGAAAAACGTGGAAAGCGTCTCACAGTTCACCGCAAATTCAGGCACATTGGGAGTCGTCACTGGTGATTGCGGAATTGTTACCCAATACGCCCCACTTTGGAAAGCCAATGGACCTCCCTAGCTTTCTGGTTCACGGACGGGAGCTGGCCCACTAGAATTTGGCTCGGCGTATCCGCCCAGCCCGACCCGAAAAAGTTCGAGCGTGACCCAAAAATTTGCCCATAAATTTGTCCATATTACCCCATTTCTCCGGATTTCGGCGGACTTTCCGGAATCCAGTGGACTTTGGCACAAAAAGCCGATTCCTCAAAAAGCCCCAAATTCCAGCAACTTACTGAAAAGAAAGTGGTCGGGACGGCCAGATTCGAACTGACGACATCCTGCTCCCAAAGCAGGCGCTCTACCAGGCTGAGCTACGTCCCGCGACGCGGGCGCGAAAGTTCTCCATTCCTTCGCGGGAAGCAAGGTTTTAACCACACGAAATGATCATTCAGCGGCGGGCGGTCCATTTTGCATCGGCATAGTGGCGGACGCGCATCTCGAGGAGGCCGTCAGAGAGGAGCGGATGGAACATGTCCCACCGTTCCGATAGAACCTCCGACAAGCGTTCGGCTCGAATGACCGCATCAGCCCAATCCGGGCCTCCACTCACCGAACCCTGGTGCAGCAGCCCGTTCCGGGTGCGTCGTTGCCCGGCACCGGCGATCTTCCGGCCCGCCTCATCCACCAGATCATGGCACACCGGATTCTCAAAACAGGAAGCAGCGCCGGTCTCCAACGAGCCGTCCGCCAATCTCACGTTCCAGCCCTCCTGCGGCAAGACCTCCGCCAGAGCGGCATGGATCACGCGGTAACTCTCCGCACCGCGGGCGGTGGCCAGTTCCTCTTCCGTCGGCACGACGAGGGTATAGGTCCAGTCCACACGATGATCGACCGTGCCCCCCCCGGTCCAGCGCCGGACCCAGGACAACTCCGGGAAACTGTTCCGGGCTTCCGCCAAGGCGCCGAAATACCCCAAGCTCCCCCACCCGGGCTGCCAGCGATAAACGCGCAGCACAGGCTGGAGAGCGGTTTCGTGCAGCCATTCGTCCACCGCCATGTTCTCCGGTCCGCCGCGCTCGACATCGTCACACCAGCACAGGAGGCTCTGGAATACAGGAAACACGCCCGTGCCGCTAAACCGTTTCCGCGCGGAGAAAAGCGCAAATTTCCAATTCCGGTTTCCCCGCCCGCGTTTTTCGCGCTTAACCTCCGCCCATGCCTCTCGCCCCGAAGCCCGAAAGCGCCCTGTTCATCGTAGGACATGGCTCGACGGAGAATCCGGACTCATCCACTCCCTACTTCGACCATGCGGACGAAATCCGCCGCCGCGGTCTCTTCAAGGAGGTCCACTGCTGCTTTTGGAAAGAGGAACCATCTTTCCGCGAGGCGTGGTATCTCACCGACTGCCAGGAGATCTACGTGGTGCCGGATTTCATCAGCGAAGGCTACTTCACCCAAGACATCATCCCCCGGGAATTCGGCCTCACCGGCCCAACCTCGGACATCCGTGGAAAAACCTTCCACTACTGCCAGCCGGTCGGCGTCCATGCCTCGATGACAGGCCTGTTGCTGCGCCGCGCCCGGGAGGTCGCTCCGGGCATTGATCCGGCATCCACCACCCTCGTCATTACCGGCCATGGCACCGGATTGAACCAGAATTCCACCAAGGCCATCCGCGATCAGGTCGATCTGATCGCCGCCTCGGGAGCCGGATATGCCAAGGTAACCGATGCCTACATGGAAGAGCAGCCGTTCATCGCCCGCTGGGACGAACTGGCACCCACCGGGAACGTGGTGGTCGTCCCCTTCTTCATTTCGGACGGCGCTCATTCCTACCAGGACATCCCCGTTCTGCTTGGAATCGAGCCCGAGGTCGGCCTTGCGGCCTCCCAGCGCGAAATCTTCCGCCATAATCCCCATCACCTCCGGGGAAAGACATTGTTCTATTCCTCCGCCATCGGAACGGAACGCCACCTCGCGGACGTAATCCTGGACCAAGTCGCCGATTTCGACGCACGCCGCGCCCTCGCGACCGCCTAATTCCCTCTCCGCATGTCCATCCTCCAGTTTCTCTCCGATTCGCTCCGGAATGGGGTGCATCGCATCGGTCAGATCGAAATCCAAACAAACGATTCAATCGATCAAATCCAGCTCGTTCATGTGGACGATATTCCCCTCGCCGCCCAGCCGGATCAGGGTGGATTGAAAGTCCATCGTGACCCGGAAGCGGCACGCGATCTCTCCACCTTTTCGGAGGACGGGGAATATCGATTCACCAAGGGACAGACCAACCTGCGCCGTGGCTGGTTGATGGAGCTTTCTTCGCTGGACGAGCTTCGACGGGCACTCGACCTGTTCTATCCGGCAGCCCTCGGCCTGCTGGCAGCCCAAAAGGAAGGCCGGTTGGAAATCGAACACCTCCGGGACAAGTTGAACCGCCAGACCGGCATGTACCGGTTCGCCCGCACCATCAGCGACGCCGGAGCCCAACAGTTGGTCCGTGAGGTCTGTGGACCAGCCCACCAGTGCGCCAAGCGCATTCTCTGGCAACTCGATGCCACGACCTCCTTGGAAGACAGCGATGCCAGCCGCTACAGTGGCATTCCGGGTGACATCGTGGAATCGGAGGCTTTCCCTCTTCTTTGCCGGGAGGCCTGCAATCACTTCGTCGCGGAATGCCGGAAAGTTTCCAAGGCAGAAGCGGATCGCGCCAAAGCCTGATGGGCGCAAATTCGGCCACGCAAGTGTTTATAGACCAGCATAGAAACAGCTTTTCAACAAGTTGTTCACAATGGCTTTTTCGGTGGCTCAATGGCTGCGCGACTTTGCGAACGTTTGTTTGAGTGACGGATCTGTCACTGGGTCATAGCCGGTTGAGCGAGGTCTAAAATCGATCTGATGATGACTTCTTCTTAAACCCGTTTTTCACCGTAAAAATTTTTGTTAATCCATTAATTTCAAATAATTTAACTGAATCAATCAGCGCTCTCACAACCGAAAAATCATACGATTGATTTAATCATTTTTGAAAACCCTGCCACTTATTTGATGCCGGTGGAGCTTATGTTTCTAACATCATTTTGATAGCCTTTATCGGCATCCACCTTACTCAAAAGAACGATCGTTTGACTCCTTCTATCGAGGTTATTCGCGGAGTTATCCAGAGAGCTGTTCTTGCATTGCTCCTTTGCTTCACGAGCCAATCCGGCGCGAACCAAATTGCAAAATACTTGTATAAAGTCATTTCAGCCGCACATTGGCCTGCCGCCCGATGTTTCGTCCGCTTCTGTTGATCTTCTCCTTCCTTTTCTCCGGCATGGCCGTCGCGAGGATGAAGGTAGCGACCTTCTATCCCCTGCTCACCGATCTGGTCCGTCAGGTCGGTGGTGACCGGGTGGAGGTTGTGGACCTCATCAGTACTTCAGGAGATCCCCATCACTTCGAGCCTTCCCCGGAAGACCTCCGGAAGGCGACGGGAGCCCGGTTGTATCTCGTCGCCGGCCTGGGATTGGAGGCTTACCTCCCTTCGCTTCAAACGATTGTTCCTTCCACCAGTCGATTGGTTGAGGTGGGCGCGAGTTTGCCGGTCCTGCATGGCTCGTGTGACGAAGCCGATCACAACCACTCCGATCATGAAACCGATCCGCACTGGTGGCATTCCATTGATCGCTTCAGGCGTGCGACCACGGTCGTCGCAGAGGCCCTCGCCACGGCGGATCCGGAAGGTGCCTCCTTTTACCGTACGAACGCTGCCACGTATCGGGAGAAACTGGACGAGCTCGAGCGATGGACGAGAAGCCAGGTGGCGAGAATCCCCCGCGACCGCCGCCAACTCGCCACCACCCACTCCGCGTTCAACTACTTCTGTGCGGATTATGGATTCACTCCTTTCTCCGTCCAAGGTTTGAACCAGGAACAGGACCCGAGTGCGGCCACTCTCGCGAAATTGGTCGCGGATTTGAAACAGCACCGGGTCTCCGCCCTCTTCCCGGAAGTGGAAACCAACCCGAAGCTCTTGTCCGTCCTGACCCGGGATACCGGCATCCGCCTCGGCAAACCGCTGATCGCGGACGGCACCAATTCCCCCACGTACGAGTCGATGGTGCGCCACAATGTGTCGGTGATCGTAGAGGCTCTGGCTGCCAAGTAAGGCACTCGCCTTCGGAAGCGGAACCACCAATGGGCTTGAATCACTCTCCGCTCCGATGATGGAATGACCCTATCCTTCCATCACGTCCATGCGCCCCCTCCTCCCATCGGCATGTCTCCTTCTCCTCGCCTCCGCCATCGCCCCGGCGGAAACTCCGGGTGCCAACGAGAGCACCGAGCTCACCAATCTCCGCGCGATCTATGAAAGCCAGCGCAAGGCACTGGATGAGCAGTATCGGTCCAAGCTGGACACACTGGCCAAAATCCAGATCCAGCAGGGCAATACCGGCGGCGCCGTGGCGACGCGTGAGGAGTTGAGGAAACTGGATACCGCAACAGCCCCTGTGGAGAACGCCAGTGCTCCCCATGTGGAGACCAATCCGTTCTACAGCGGAACGAAGTGGTGGGAAAGCAACGGCGGCTCCGTTGTGGAATTCAGATCCAACGGCATCTGGTCTGAAAACTATCACGGTTGCGAGTTCTTCGGACGGTGGAAAACCAACGGTCTCTATAACTCCGTGACCGTGACCCTGCCCGATGGCAATATGGTGGAGTACTCGGCATCCGCCGATGGCGCTCACTGCACCCGGGTCCGGGACAAGCTCTACTATGAAAAAAGCTCCACCTTCTTCCGCAGCGAAGCGATGGCAGGCATCTCGGTGATCGGTAATGCTCCCATTCCTCTGGCATCATCTCCTTACTCCGGTTCCCGCTGGGAAACGTTGAACGGGCAGGCTGTCATCGAGTTCAAGGCGGACGGCTCCTGGGTCGAACACTGGGATGGCAAGGATACTCCCGGCAAGTGGACGACCACTGCGATCAAAACGGAGGTCAAGGTGACCTGGCCCAAGTCCGAACCGTTGGTGTTCGCCACATCCGATGACGGGCTCTTCACCCTACGAACGAACGACCACAAGCTTTTCAAGCTGATGAATACCAAAGGCGCCGCCCCATCGGGAAATTCCGACAAGGGAGGTTCGAATCCACGTCAATTCTGAATCGACATTCAAATCCGTACCCCAATTCTTCATTCGCACTAAGGAGGCCTATTCTCGGCCTGAGCAGCCACCCCAATATTACCAGATTTACATTTCCTGCTTTTCGTTCAGAATCCTCATACCAATCGCCGAAAACGAAGTAGATACACACGGCAGCTTCCTTTCGGTTTTCTGTTAAGAAATTCCTTCCCGACAGATACTCATCATGGGACGACGACTTCGCGTTTTTGTAAGCAGCACAATGAAGGACATGCGGAACGAACGTGCCGCCGTAGTGGAACGATTGAGCTCGTTCAACATTGAACCGGTTAATGCGGAAGGCTGGACGCCTAACGGCTCAAAATCATGGGATCGCATTGAACCTGAGATTGAATCTTCTGACATATTTGTCCTAATATTAGGAGCCAGTTACGGTTGGATTCCCGATGAAGGCCCGAAAGCCTCACTAGGCATTTCGGTCACCCACTTGGAATTCACTCACGCCCAACAACAGAGGATTCCGGTTATTCCCTTCCTTAAGCGCCTCGAATACGACACAGATCGAACATCTGAAGATTCCATAAGGAGAGATGCTTTCAGAAAAGAGGTTCAAAATTGGAACGGAGGCTACTTCACCTCCGAATTTGAACTGGCTGCGGACCTCGCTACCAAGGTCGGTGAAGCTCTCGTAGGCCTGTTGACGGATGAATTTCAAAAGGCGAAGGTAAGGAGCAGATCGGTAGTGACGACGAAAATGGCATTGGCTCTGGACACAGAGCCTGCGGCACCGCATCGACCCCCTATTCTGCCAATCGACCTCATAGATGCAGTCCGGCATAACCGGGCAATTCTGTTTGCAGGATCTGGAATCTCGCTCGCAGCCGGTCTCCCATCCGCAAGCGCATTTGCTGAAAGCTTTATTCAATCAATCAGAAGGTCCACGCCCGGCTATTCGGCAAATCCAACTGGAGCGGCATTCGCCGGCATCGCGACCGATCTCGAAGCATCTCACGGCAGGAATTACTTACTTGATTCAGTCGTACGGCTTATTGATTCACCTCAAGGGATCGAGCCGACGATTGCGCACAAGATCGCAGTCAGCCTATTCAGTAAGATCATTACCACCAATTACGATACCCTTTTTGAATCAGCCGCCGTCAATCAGGGCGTAAGCATGCAAGTCCTCGCAAATGAGCTAAGTGGTGAGATTGCCCAACGATCAATAATCAAACTACATGGTTCTTACGATTCGCCTGAATCGCTTCTTCTTACAGAACGGGAGGTTTTTATGTTTGATAGAAGCCGATCTCGATTGTGGGACTCGGTGAAATCCGAGCTAAGCAGAAACATGGTTATTGTCGTTGGCGCCTCGTTACACGACCCAAGTATTATCCGACTATTTAGCGAGATTGGCCAACTATTGGGTGGTTACTTTATCGCCCCAAAATTGTGGGACTCCACACCAGAAAGGCTCCGTCCTTGGAATTTAAAATGCATCGAAACGGAAGCTGATTCGTTCATGATTGAATTATCCAAATGCCTCGTATGAGGTGCCATGAGAGTCTCATGATAAGGTTACTTAGAGTGAGTGTTTTACATACAGCAGATCGGAGTCCCGCATAACCGAACTTCCTGGGCCGCGTGCGTAGAGCATTCATCTCTAGATCAGTCGATTGCCGCCGTAAAAAGACCAGCATCATCGCAGATACCGCGCTCTGTAAAGTCTTGTTGCTAGTCGCAGCTTAGAAATTGCGGCGTGCGGACAAACGGAAGAAGGCGGCGGCTGGCTGGGGATCGCTGATCCGGACCCGCAGGCGATGCACCCCCGCCGGCGTGCCGGTGGTGCTGTCCTCCAGCACCTGCACGCGATCCGTGCGCCAGCCCCCCGAGAGACTTTCGCTCCACTCGATCTGATAGCTCACATTGGGATCGCCGGGCCGGGCTTGGAACTCGAAGACATTTCCGGCGGCCGAGGTCACACTCTTGGGGTTGCGTGCGGTCGGATCGTTTCCGGTCAGATACTCCAACAGGTTGGACACGCCGTCACCATCGGCATCCGCCACATCGGCCCACAGGGTGCCCTCGGCGTCATTGGCCAGCATGTTGTCGCTGGTGAAGTTGGCAGCCAGCCACGAGCTGTATTGAACGTTGGGAATGACCTTGAGTACCACCGGCAGGGTGAGATTCGGATGGATCGGATCGTTCGAGTTCAAGGCGATCACCTGGGTGTAGGTGCCCACGCCCAAGGAGGTCGTATCCACCGTAAGAGGGATATTGGCGGAAGCTCCTGCCAGGAGCGTTCCAGCGGTCACCTGGGGCTTCAGCCAGGAAGGCAACACCGATTTCAAAGCCTTGTAGGCATTGAGACGTCCCTGGCTCGCCACTTTGCCTCCAAGGGAGCCGAGCGAATCGGAGCCGAACATGAGCAGTTGCTTGATCTGAGACGGGGTGAGCGACGGGTTTTTGGAAACCAGAAGCCCGGCGACCCCGGCGACATGGGGTGCCGCCATCGAAGTGCCCGATTTGGAGGCGTAGCCGCCTCCCGGCTGGAGGCTGAGGATGTTGGAACCCGGAGCCGCGATGTCCACTGTGGCCGCACCACGGTTCGAGAAATAAGAGAGATTGTCCCGCTCGTCGGTTGAAGCCACCGACACCACATTCGGAAGCTGGTAGCTGGAGGGATATTGCGGCGTGACATCGTTGTCCGCAGCGTCATTGCCCG belongs to Luteolibacter ambystomatis and includes:
- a CDS encoding metal ABC transporter substrate-binding protein, with amino-acid sequence MFRPLLLIFSFLFSGMAVARMKVATFYPLLTDLVRQVGGDRVEVVDLISTSGDPHHFEPSPEDLRKATGARLYLVAGLGLEAYLPSLQTIVPSTSRLVEVGASLPVLHGSCDEADHNHSDHETDPHWWHSIDRFRRATTVVAEALATADPEGASFYRTNAATYREKLDELERWTRSQVARIPRDRRQLATTHSAFNYFCADYGFTPFSVQGLNQEQDPSAATLAKLVADLKQHRVSALFPEVETNPKLLSVLTRDTGIRLGKPLIADGTNSPTYESMVRHNVSVIVEALAAK
- a CDS encoding DR2241 family protein gives rise to the protein MSILQFLSDSLRNGVHRIGQIEIQTNDSIDQIQLVHVDDIPLAAQPDQGGLKVHRDPEAARDLSTFSEDGEYRFTKGQTNLRRGWLMELSSLDELRRALDLFYPAALGLLAAQKEGRLEIEHLRDKLNRQTGMYRFARTISDAGAQQLVREVCGPAHQCAKRILWQLDATTSLEDSDASRYSGIPGDIVESEAFPLLCREACNHFVAECRKVSKAEADRAKA
- a CDS encoding lipoyl protein ligase domain-containing protein, which codes for MFPVFQSLLCWCDDVERGGPENMAVDEWLHETALQPVLRVYRWQPGWGSLGYFGALAEARNSFPELSWVRRWTGGGTVDHRVDWTYTLVVPTEEELATARGAESYRVIHAALAEVLPQEGWNVRLADGSLETGAASCFENPVCHDLVDEAGRKIAGAGQRRTRNGLLHQGSVSGGPDWADAVIRAERLSEVLSERWDMFHPLLSDGLLEMRVRHYADAKWTARR
- a CDS encoding CbiX/SirB N-terminal domain-containing protein, yielding MPLAPKPESALFIVGHGSTENPDSSTPYFDHADEIRRRGLFKEVHCCFWKEEPSFREAWYLTDCQEIYVVPDFISEGYFTQDIIPREFGLTGPTSDIRGKTFHYCQPVGVHASMTGLLLRRAREVAPGIDPASTTLVITGHGTGLNQNSTKAIRDQVDLIAASGAGYAKVTDAYMEEQPFIARWDELAPTGNVVVVPFFISDGAHSYQDIPVLLGIEPEVGLAASQREIFRHNPHHLRGKTLFYSSAIGTERHLADVILDQVADFDARRALATA
- a CDS encoding DUF4062 domain-containing protein is translated as MGRRLRVFVSSTMKDMRNERAAVVERLSSFNIEPVNAEGWTPNGSKSWDRIEPEIESSDIFVLILGASYGWIPDEGPKASLGISVTHLEFTHAQQQRIPVIPFLKRLEYDTDRTSEDSIRRDAFRKEVQNWNGGYFTSEFELAADLATKVGEALVGLLTDEFQKAKVRSRSVVTTKMALALDTEPAAPHRPPILPIDLIDAVRHNRAILFAGSGISLAAGLPSASAFAESFIQSIRRSTPGYSANPTGAAFAGIATDLEASHGRNYLLDSVVRLIDSPQGIEPTIAHKIAVSLFSKIITTNYDTLFESAAVNQGVSMQVLANELSGEIAQRSIIKLHGSYDSPESLLLTEREVFMFDRSRSRLWDSVKSELSRNMVIVVGASLHDPSIIRLFSEIGQLLGGYFIAPKLWDSTPERLRPWNLKCIETEADSFMIELSKCLV